The Mycolicibacterium hassiacum DSM 44199 genome includes a window with the following:
- a CDS encoding CDGP domain-containing protein: MKTRIALLVAALGASGLAFAAPANAGCQAGWTPWGGGEICDGPVGPDGNFERCQSVGVLGFGGTNCFIVNIADANPPRVGP, from the coding sequence GTGAAGACGCGGATCGCACTGCTGGTCGCGGCGCTGGGGGCCAGCGGGCTGGCGTTCGCAGCGCCGGCGAACGCGGGATGTCAGGCCGGTTGGACTCCGTGGGGCGGCGGAGAGATCTGTGACGGACCGGTGGGACCGGACGGCAACTTCGAGCGGTGCCAGAGCGTGGGGGTGCTGGGCTTCGGCGGCACCAACTGCTTCATCGTGAACATCGCCGACGCCAACCCGCCGCGGGTCGGCCCGTAA